A window of Fibrobacter sp. UWB11 contains these coding sequences:
- a CDS encoding glutamine synthetase III codes for MPAAPANVDFYGEDVFNADAMRTYLPKDICEKLLATIDEGVALDPSIAGDVAHAMKRWAMDRGATHFTHWFQPLTGSTAEKHDSFLEPSGCKAIMAFSGKNLIVGEPDASSFPSGGLRSTFEARGYTAWDPTSPAFIKRHGNGATLCIPTAFCSYTGEALDKKTPLLRSLQALSKSTRRLMTCFKAGPKKTTVTLGAEQEYFLIDKRFYLQRPDLYQAGRTIFGATPAKHQQMNDHYFGSIPSRILNFMNDVEKELWKLGIPAKTRHNEVAPAQFELAPLFEEVNLACDHNMLVMETLRNVADRYGLVCLLHEKPFAGVNGSGKHNNWSLSYGKGNLLNPGKDPHQNAVFLTAICAIMYAVDTHADLLRMTCAGAGNDHRLGAHEAPPAIISIYLGDQLTDVIEQLEQGVPKSSKQAGAMKLGSDTLPPLPRDATDRNRTSPFAFTGNKFEFRAPGSSQSCSEPNVVLNTIVAEAFDLISDQLEKLDDKNFHTGLQKILQKIVKEHKRILYNGNGYTEDWVKEAEKRGLPNIRTSMEALKALTKEENIALFEKYGVMNRAEMISRYEVNCEDFHKRIHIEGEIARDMAKNIILPKVVEAYSNALKTNEMALNQGFPGLDGYAKSLGEGLTRLTAAIDVMEKSLGGLHEGIVDAIAALRKEVDGLEKIVPDELWPLPKYREMLFIY; via the coding sequence ATGAAGCGCTGGGCAATGGATCGCGGTGCAACGCACTTTACGCATTGGTTCCAGCCTTTGACTGGCTCGACTGCAGAAAAGCATGACAGCTTCCTTGAACCGTCTGGTTGCAAGGCAATTATGGCCTTTAGCGGCAAAAACTTGATTGTCGGTGAACCGGATGCTTCTAGCTTCCCGAGTGGCGGCCTCCGTTCTACGTTCGAAGCTCGCGGCTATACGGCTTGGGATCCGACTTCTCCGGCGTTCATCAAGCGTCACGGCAATGGTGCTACGCTTTGCATCCCGACCGCTTTCTGCAGCTATACGGGTGAAGCTCTCGACAAGAAGACTCCGCTCCTCCGCAGTTTGCAGGCTCTTTCCAAGTCGACTCGCCGCCTCATGACTTGCTTCAAGGCTGGTCCCAAGAAGACGACCGTCACGCTCGGCGCCGAACAGGAATACTTCCTCATCGACAAGAGATTTTATCTGCAACGCCCGGACTTGTACCAAGCCGGCCGCACGATTTTCGGTGCTACTCCTGCAAAGCACCAACAAATGAATGACCATTACTTTGGCAGCATCCCGAGCCGCATCTTGAACTTTATGAACGATGTGGAAAAGGAACTGTGGAAGCTTGGCATCCCGGCAAAGACTCGCCACAACGAAGTGGCTCCGGCTCAGTTCGAACTTGCTCCGCTTTTTGAAGAAGTGAACCTTGCTTGCGACCATAACATGCTCGTGATGGAAACGCTCCGCAATGTGGCTGACCGCTACGGTCTCGTTTGCTTGTTGCACGAAAAGCCGTTTGCTGGCGTGAACGGTTCTGGTAAGCACAACAACTGGAGCCTTTCTTACGGCAAGGGCAATTTGCTCAATCCGGGCAAGGACCCGCACCAAAATGCCGTGTTCCTCACAGCCATTTGCGCCATCATGTATGCCGTCGATACGCATGCAGATTTGCTCCGCATGACTTGCGCAGGTGCTGGCAATGATCACCGCCTCGGCGCTCACGAAGCTCCTCCGGCAATCATCTCCATTTACCTCGGCGATCAGCTCACCGACGTGATTGAACAGCTCGAACAAGGTGTACCGAAGTCCAGCAAGCAAGCTGGCGCCATGAAACTTGGTTCCGATACGCTTCCGCCGCTCCCGCGCGATGCTACGGACCGTAACAGAACTTCTCCGTTTGCATTTACGGGCAACAAGTTCGAATTCCGTGCACCAGGTTCTAGCCAGAGCTGCTCTGAACCGAATGTTGTTCTGAATACAATCGTCGCTGAAGCTTTCGACTTGATTTCGGATCAGCTTGAAAAGCTTGATGACAAGAACTTCCACACGGGCTTGCAGAAAATTTTGCAAAAGATCGTGAAGGAACACAAGCGCATTTTGTACAACGGAAATGGCTATACCGAAGATTGGGTGAAGGAAGCCGAAAAACGCGGCCTCCCGAACATCCGCACTTCGATGGAAGCGCTCAAGGCTTTGACGAAGGAAGAAAATATTGCTCTCTTCGAAAAGTATGGCGTAATGAACCGTGCCGAAATGATTTCCCGTTACGAAGTGAATTGCGAAGACTTCCACAAGCGTATTCATATCGAAGGTGAAATTGCTCGCGATATGGCAAAGAATATTATTTTGCCGAAGGTCGTGGAAGCATATTCCAATGCGCTCAAGACAAACGAAATGGCTTTGAACCAAGGATTCCCGGGTCTTGACGGTTACGCCAAATCGCTCGGCGAAGGCTTGACTCGTTTGACGGCTGCCATTGATGTGATGGAAAAGTCTCTTGGTGGACTCCATGAAGGCATTGTCGATGCGATTGCCGCTCTCCGCAAGGAAGTAGATGGCTTAGAAAAAATCGTTCCCGACGAACTCTGGCCCCTGCCGAAGTATAGAGAGATGCTTTTCATTTACTAA
- a CDS encoding S24/S26 family peptidase, whose translation MISDDFILSEAIRLVDDGVAVTFPVNGVSMLPFIIGGSEKVILERPEGCKRGSVVLAKVETGNYVIHRIVAIDGNHVTLMGDGNLSLREHCNWDDVRAKVVYVVSAKGKKRSLETFWRKCAAKLWYILLPFRRYFLWFYKRVKL comes from the coding sequence GTGATTTCGGATGATTTTATTCTTTCAGAGGCGATTCGCCTGGTTGACGACGGCGTGGCCGTTACGTTTCCGGTGAATGGTGTAAGCATGTTGCCTTTTATTATAGGTGGCTCTGAAAAAGTTATCCTCGAACGTCCAGAAGGTTGTAAACGCGGGAGTGTTGTGCTTGCCAAAGTTGAAACTGGTAATTATGTAATACACCGCATTGTGGCGATAGACGGAAATCACGTGACCTTGATGGGCGATGGCAATTTGTCGTTGCGGGAACATTGCAATTGGGATGATGTTCGTGCAAAAGTTGTTTATGTTGTAAGTGCTAAGGGCAAAAAACGCTCATTAGAAACGTTTTGGCGGAAATGTGCTGCAAAATTGTGGTATATTCTACTACCTTTTAGACGTTACTTTCTATGGTTTTATAAGAGGGTTAAATTATGA
- a CDS encoding PqqD family protein, giving the protein MKIKNGFVLRDVCGEQVIMGEGVGALDFGRLLCLNETASWLWKQAEAQGDFTVESLTDVLCEEYDVSRDDALKDVASIVNEWQKVNVVE; this is encoded by the coding sequence ATGAAAATTAAGAATGGTTTTGTGCTGCGCGATGTTTGCGGTGAACAAGTAATTATGGGTGAGGGTGTTGGCGCTCTTGATTTTGGTCGACTCCTTTGTTTGAATGAAACTGCATCATGGTTGTGGAAACAGGCTGAGGCTCAAGGTGATTTTACGGTAGAAAGCCTTACGGATGTACTTTGTGAAGAGTATGACGTGTCAAGAGACGATGCCTTGAAAGATGTGGCATCGATTGTTAATGAATGGCAGAAAGTAAACGTGGTTGAATGA